One region of Spirochaetota bacterium genomic DNA includes:
- a CDS encoding pyruvate formate lyase family protein, translating into MRSIIICRALFQSLMEESLRIMADINNYWAGKTELDSVIRMIPPDEAVKCFSGTVMWGIPIASASYHTRDWDFIMGKGFKGIYDEIQERIEDAEEKLEGTLGPDLLPLYDRLPNWEAMQIFLEAAIRYSKRFSRLARIVAENFEIDSKRRDELLRMAEICKRVPENPPNNLHESLQYDFFVEATSRFEVGNTWPHRMDYYHGPYYERDVNIDKRVTKEDAIDLIGEYLIRISEIGLIIPSAGKEGLQGIASTYVGTLGGLKPDGTDACNDMTIAILQAARLVRVANPTFGFRWHPQVSDEVMREVFECIRQGLGYPSIRNDPILIANGMHWHNHPLEEMRLWVLQACMSPCPPTKHGCQPFRMANATLNTSKMIEYALHDGYDHCLEMQVGLQTGDARNFTDFEQLFKAWVKQMEWMMDIAVRIVNYGRAKSPENFGSPMRSAIYERSVESGIDALSPEGERGNSWVTFFTWVENIDSLAAIKKLVFDDKKYTMAEVVDAIKANWEEKEEMRLDFVKNAPKWGNDDDYVDNIMVRCMKEVARHSGEMKDPCGNTWPALPENVSGNIHFSHMVHALPSGRRLGDALYDGGISPGPGLDKKGPTAVLKSCGKIDHVSHGRAFLLNQRLSPTQLSGEKGYQLWKSYIKIWADLGLDHVQFNMVDDATLRAAQKDPEQYQEVIVRVAGYSAHFVDISRKTQDNIIQRTIQGLG; encoded by the coding sequence ATGAGGAGTATTATAATATGCAGGGCTCTATTCCAGAGCCTTATGGAAGAATCATTGAGGATTATGGCAGATATAAACAATTATTGGGCAGGGAAGACTGAGTTGGACAGCGTGATAAGAATGATTCCCCCTGATGAAGCTGTAAAGTGCTTTAGTGGTACAGTGATGTGGGGTATACCAATTGCAAGCGCTAGCTATCACACCAGGGATTGGGATTTTATTATGGGAAAGGGTTTTAAGGGTATTTATGATGAGATACAGGAGAGGATTGAGGATGCTGAAGAGAAATTAGAGGGTACACTAGGCCCTGATCTTCTTCCCTTATATGACAGATTGCCCAATTGGGAAGCGATGCAGATATTTCTGGAGGCTGCAATCAGGTATTCGAAGCGTTTTTCCAGGCTTGCACGGATAGTGGCAGAGAATTTTGAGATTGATTCAAAGCGCAGGGACGAGCTTTTAAGGATGGCAGAGATATGTAAACGGGTTCCGGAAAATCCACCAAATAATCTTCATGAATCATTACAGTATGATTTTTTTGTGGAGGCAACATCCAGATTCGAGGTAGGCAATACATGGCCGCATAGGATGGATTACTATCATGGTCCTTATTACGAAAGGGATGTTAATATTGACAAGAGAGTCACAAAAGAGGATGCTATCGATCTAATAGGAGAATACTTGATACGTATTAGCGAAATAGGTCTGATTATCCCTAGCGCTGGCAAGGAGGGGCTTCAGGGTATAGCGTCTACATATGTAGGCACATTAGGGGGTTTGAAGCCTGATGGCACTGATGCCTGTAATGATATGACCATAGCTATACTGCAGGCTGCAAGGCTGGTGAGGGTTGCGAATCCGACTTTTGGCTTTCGTTGGCATCCTCAGGTGTCCGATGAGGTAATGAGGGAGGTGTTTGAATGCATTCGTCAAGGACTGGGGTATCCAAGCATAAGGAATGATCCCATCCTAATTGCAAATGGCATGCATTGGCATAATCACCCATTGGAGGAGATGAGGTTATGGGTTCTTCAGGCCTGCATGTCGCCCTGTCCACCTACTAAACATGGATGTCAACCCTTCCGCATGGCTAATGCTACGTTGAATACATCCAAGATGATAGAGTATGCCCTTCATGACGGGTATGATCATTGCTTAGAGATGCAGGTTGGGCTGCAAACAGGCGATGCGAGAAATTTTACTGATTTTGAGCAATTGTTTAAGGCCTGGGTGAAGCAGATGGAGTGGATGATGGACATTGCTGTTCGCATAGTCAATTATGGACGCGCTAAGAGTCCCGAGAATTTCGGCAGTCCCATGCGCTCGGCGATATATGAGAGGTCAGTTGAGAGTGGGATAGATGCGCTTAGCCCTGAAGGGGAGAGGGGAAACTCCTGGGTTACATTCTTTACCTGGGTTGAGAATATTGATAGCTTGGCAGCGATTAAAAAGTTAGTTTTTGATGATAAGAAGTACACTATGGCTGAAGTTGTGGATGCCATTAAGGCAAACTGGGAAGAAAAAGAGGAGATGCGCCTTGATTTTGTAAAGAATGCACCGAAGTGGGGTAATGATGACGATTATGTGGATAATATTATGGTCCGCTGCATGAAAGAGGTGGCAAGGCATTCAGGAGAGATGAAGGATCCATGTGGCAACACATGGCCTGCGTTACCCGAAAATGTAAGTGGGAATATACATTTTTCACATATGGTGCACGCCCTACCCAGTGGCAGGAGACTGGGCGATGCGTTATACGATGGTGGAATTTCACCTGGGCCTGGGCTAGATAAAAAGGGGCCAACAGCGGTGTTGAAGTCATGCGGTAAAATAGATCACGTGAGTCATGGCAGGGCATTTCTTTTAAATCAGCGTCTTTCACCTACACAGCTTTCAGGGGAGAAGGGATATCAGTTGTGGAAGTCATATATCAAAATATGGGCGGATCTTGGTCTTGATCATGTTCAGTTCAACATGGTAGATGATGCCACATTACGAGCAGCGCAGAAGGACCCTGAGCAGTATCAGGAGGTGATTGTGCGAGTAGCCGGTTACAGCGCTCACTTTGTGGATATCAGTCGCAAGACGCAGGATAATATTATACAGAGGACGATTCAGGGATTGGGTTAG